atttgagggcaccaggaactgaatcccattattgccctcataacacTCATAACATATTGTGAGTGATAATCCCATATCATACTATCCTAACATTCATCAAATTAATCTCTTACACGTATATCCAGTGTATCTCATCCagtgaatataatttatacttatatacttatacttattatactaatttatattaatacttTTTATATTTGGTGTATCtaatttttccaatcattattagctattttcaatcctattcaaatctttgaatcaaatttatgaCTATTTTCAACTACAAACAGAAACTACTTCCAAATAATAAGCTGGAACCGTTAGTAGTCTCAGGCTCCGAAATATAGGTCTGCAAGAGTCACGGCCACAAAATGATTTAAACCTCTAAGATCACGAACTACTTTTTTTTGCATCATGAAAGCCTATCGGAAAATAACACTGTAGCATATCAGTGACAGAAAACAGCAATGATACACCTTGAGAGTCGTTCTCTGATTGGGGACATTAATGATGGTTCTCAAGGCAAAAAGAGCATGGGAGCATAGAATAATCTTTCAAACAAGAATCTAATGTGATGATACCATCTTAGGCTATTTCGCAGTTCAACTCCAAGAAACTTGACTGAAGACACTGCCACATACTTATCTCTTGAGCTTATTATAAGTCCTTGAAAACGATCTATTTGACGATTTGAGgagaatttcataatatttgtaCTACATGAATAGTATTTTGATTCCTattctcaaaaatgttttcaaatcaTTCACCACTTTTTAGGTGACAAGCTACTTTCCAGTAGCAACAGCAacagtagcagcagcagcaacagtaGCAGAAGCAACAGTAGCAGAAGCAACAGTAGAAGCAGCAACAGTAGTATCAGCAGCTACATTAGCAGAAGCAAAAGTAGAAGCAGAAAAGTAGCGACAGTAGCAGCTGCAAAAGTAGCAGCAGCAACAGTAGCAGCAGCAACAGTAGCAGCAGCAATAGTAGCAGCTGCAAAAGTAGCAGCAGCAacagtagcagcagcagcagcagcaacagtaGCCGAAGCAacagtagcagcagcagcagcagaagcagcagcagcagcagcaacagtaGCCGAAGCAACAGTAGCAGCAGCACAGTAGAAGCAGAACAGTAGCAGCACAGTAGCAGCAGCAACAGTAGAAGCAGAACAGTAGCAGGAGCAACAGTAGAAGCAACAGTAGCAGCAGCAACAGTAGAAGCAacagtagcagcagcagcagcaacagtaGCAGGAGCAACAGTGAAAGCAGAACAGTAGCAGCAACAGTAGCAGAAGCAACAGTAGAAGCAGCAACAGTAGCAGAACAGTAGCAGCAGCAACAGTAGAAGCAGAACAGTACAAGCAACAGTAGCAGCAACAGTAGCAGCAGCAACAGTAGAAGCAgaacagcagcagcaacagtAGCAGCAACAGTAGCAGCAACAGTAGCAACAGCAACAGTAGCAGCAGCAATAGTAGCAGCTGCAAAAGTAGCAGCAGCAacagtagcagcagcagcagcagcaacagtaGCCGAAGCAacagtagcagcagcagcagcagcagcagcagcagcagcagcaacagtaGCCGAAGCAACAGTAGCAGCAGCAACAGTAGAAGCAGAACAGTAGCAGCAACAGTAGCAGCAGCAACAGTAAAAGCAGAACAGTAGCAGGAGCAACAGTAGAAGCAACAGTAGCAGCAGCAACAGAAGAAGCAACAGTAGCAGCAGCAACAGTAGAAGCAGAACAGTAGCAGGAGCAACAGTGAAAGCAGAACAGTAGCAGCAACAGTAGCAGAAGCAACAGTAGAAGCAGCAACAGTAGCAGAACAGTAGCAGCAGCAACAGTAGAAGCAGAACAGTACAAGCAACAGTAGCAGCGACAGTAGCAGCAGCAACAGTAGAAGCAGAACAGTAGCAGCAACAGTAGCAAGAACAGTAGCAGCAGCAACAGTAGCAGCAGTAGCAGTAGCAGTAGCAGCAGTAGCAGCAGCGATAGTAGTAGCAGAAACAGTAACCGCTGCAATAGTAGCAG
The sequence above is drawn from the Nilaparvata lugens isolate BPH chromosome 2, ASM1435652v1, whole genome shotgun sequence genome and encodes:
- the LOC120349694 gene encoding LOW QUALITY PROTEIN: uncharacterized protein DDB_G0271670-like (The sequence of the model RefSeq protein was modified relative to this genomic sequence to represent the inferred CDS: substituted 2 bases at 2 genomic stop codons), translated to MKEERKLTWLRSYLKWLSVNKQQQQQQQXPKQQXQQQQQKQQQQQQHSNSSSNSSNSNSSSSNSSSCKSSSSNSSSSSSSNSSRSNSSSSSSSSSSSSSNSSRSNSSSSNSRSRTVAATVAAATVKAEQ